From one Lycium ferocissimum isolate CSIRO_LF1 chromosome 7, AGI_CSIRO_Lferr_CH_V1, whole genome shotgun sequence genomic stretch:
- the LOC132062842 gene encoding uncharacterized protein LOC132062842, translating to MRSCDFDAEQACVLHSLEKRTERISSDTEVHLALTPLQPVVFFGFHRRMSVTVVGTVEGGKAPTKIKTDLKKPIVNLACHPRLPVLYVAYAEGFIRAYNIHTYTVHYTLQLDNTIKLVGAGAFAFHPTLEWLLLEIDAVLFLHGMYQLKGL from the exons ATGCGTTCGTGTGACTTTGATGCAGAGCAAGCGTGTGTTTTACATTCACTTGAGAAGAGGACAGAACGCATCTCTTCTGATACTGAAGTTCATCTTGCATTGACTCCTCTTCAACCTGTTGTATTTTTTGGTTTCCACCGTAGGATGAGTGTAACAG TTGTTGGAACTGTGGAAGGTGGGAAGGCGCCAACAAAAATAAAGACTGACCTGAAGAAACCTATCGTCAATCTTGCTTGCCATCCTCGACTCCCTGTTCTG TATGTAGCTTACGCGGAAGGCTTTATTCGAGCTTATAACATCcatacatatactgtacattACACTTTACAAT TGGATAATACTATCAAGCTGGTTGGTGCTGGTGCATTTGCATTTCATCCAACATTGGAATGGCTTTTATTGGAGATAGACGCGGTACTCTTCTTGCATGGGATGTATCAACTGAAAGGCCTATGA
- the LOC132065027 gene encoding uncharacterized protein LOC132065027 — MSDRVTQSYSDYDGRTGKSIHSVQSVWMAHWTRTSYNATAETHTHAPIAVGNKEIDQDSKPLRSFVEMETMSSKLSKSVKRLRESETQTFEVINESLRTSSRTIAKETLGNWSLPLHSPSENVKTHSYDIGRNIVASRPLLDSPNHLSSHLVPYRDPGQYITKEGGKTQKPFISRSFLAANEEVPRPGMLEHAPSTSRKLLPGFGGEEFQKIPGCSFIRLLKNESSPSQVTESKELHHHSYDQKKLPRPLLGVESMRISNTMDSVMGMAGYGPHVSQSTHSMLFTKGTDADLLEGNKVIGNSRMWSELNGKASLSDHDSPSKSFGHYKGGMKLHGKENLESSKPSKFVLKNESSAETDTMDMNVFHEKNQLCGTSSSIVKKVNKMDQNSSPQLALDCSRKEHGHKKFKWDINLELPAPTDNMEASSSRTESLDLGSILARAEQPGSSRTDLSPEGLLGQDPSSRWVKRLKVSASGSLAFGTKSSSLPGEREASHEKSHKFLSKRTQAKTITNSELASSKRHGKELMAHNSPSSLSVVKKDLESLTSHSWIQRLLQNRATAAQKRPQPVVVCEPQISKLELDDFQKKQLPSLGAMALMGKAMNGFQPCEFHRKGPLVVWNTRSF; from the exons ATGTCTGATCGTGTTACACAATCATATTCGGATTATGATGGTAGAACTGGGAAGTCTATACATTCAGTTCAATCTGTATGGATGGCACATTGGACTAGAACAAGCTACAATGCGACAGCAGAAACACACACTCATGCACCTATTGCTGTTGGAAACAAGGAAATTGACCAAGATTCTAAGCCTCTCCGATCATTTGTTGAAATGGAGACAATGTCGTCCAAACTTTCTAAATCCGTCAAAAGATTAAGAGAATCTGAAACTCAGACATTTGAAGTCATTAACGAGAGTCTGAGAACAAGTTCAAGAACCATCGCAAAAGAAACTCTAGGCAATTGGTCCTTACCATTGCACAGTCCTAGTGAAAATGTCAAAACTCATTCATATGACATTGGTCGTAATATTGTTGCATCGAGGCCTTTGCTAGATAGTCCAAATCACTTATCATCTCATCTTGTGCCATACCGAGATCCTGGCCAGTACATAACTAAAGAAGGGGGAAAGACGCAGAAACCATTCATAAGTAGATCATTTCTAGCTGCAAATGAAGAAGTGCCAAGACCGGGAATGTTAGAGCATGCACCCTCCACAAGCAGAAAACTTCTCCCAGGATTTGGTGGAGAAGAGTTCCAGAAAATTCCAGGTTGTTCCTTTATCAGGTTGTTAAAAAATGAATCCAGTCCTTCCCAGGTAACTGAATCAAAAGAGTTACATCATCATTCTTATGACCAGAAAAAGCTACCACGTCCTTTGCTTGGTGTAGAGTCGATGAGAATAAGTAATACTATGGACTCTGTAATGGGAATGGCTGGATATGGTCCCCATGTTTCTCAGTCAACTCATAGTATGTTATTCACAAAAGGAACAGATGCTGATCTGTTGGAAGGAAACAAAGTCATCGGTAATTCAAGGATGTGGAGTGAACTTAATGGGAAAGCATCATTAAGTGATCACGATAGCCCATCTAAATCTTTTGGTCATTATAAGGGAGGAATGAAGCTTcatggaaaagaaaatttagaaaGCAGTAAGCCTTCTAAATTTGTGTTAAAGAATGAATCTTCAGCTGAAACGGATACCATGGACATGAATGTGTTTCACGAGAAGAACCAGCTTTGTG GTACGAGTTCCTCTATAGTAAAGAAG GTGAACAAAATGGACCAGAATTCGTCCCCTCAACTTGCACTTGACTGCTCCAGGAAAGAACATGGACACAAAAAGTTCAAGTGGGATATAAACTTAGAGCTGCCTGCTCCAACTGATAATATGGAGGCAAGTTCTTCCAGAACTGAAAGTTTGGACTTGGGATCAATACTCGCCCGTGCTGAACAGCCCGGTTCATCAAGAACTGATCTTTCTCCTGAAGGGCTTCTTGGACAAGACCCTAGTAGTAGATGGGTTAAGCGCCTCAAAGTGAGTGCTTCTGGTTCTTTGGCTTTTGGGACTAAAAGCTCCAGTTTACCAGGGGAGAGGGAGGCATCTCATGAGAAATCACACAAGTTCCTTAGCAAACGTACTCAAGCAAAAACCATAACTAACTCAGAGTTAGCATCTAGTAAACGTCATGGTAAAGAATTGATGGCTCACAATAGCCCTTCTTCTTTGAGCGTTGTCAAGAAAGATTTGGAGTCATTGACTTCACACTCATGGATTCAAAGGTTGCTTCAAAATAGGGCTACCGCTGCACAAAAGAGGCCCCAACCGGTGGTGGTTTGTGAGCCTCAAATCTCAAAGTTGGAGCTCGATGATTTCCAGAAGAAGCAGCTTCCTAGCCTTGGTGCCATGGCCCTAATGGGAAAGGCAATGAATGGATTTCAGCCGTGTGAATTCCATAGGAAAGGCCCTTTAGTTGTTTGGAACACTAGGAGTTTCTGA
- the LOC132065028 gene encoding glucose-1-phosphate adenylyltransferase large subunit 1: MDTCCMALKSTAHLGFNNREKEFLGEQIRGSLKNNFKVDQLSKSLKLDKKENKIKPGVAFSVITTENDILTVEAPRFERRRANPKDVASVILGGGAGAKLFPLTSRTATPAVPVGGCYRLIDIPMSNCINSGINKIFVLTQYNSAPLNRHIARTYFGNGVNFGDGFVEVLAATQTPGETGKRWFQGTADAVRQFIWVFEDAKNKNVENILILSGDHLYRMDYMELVQNHIDRNSDITLSCAPAGTSRASDYGLVKIDSRGRVVQFAEKPNGFDVKAMQVDTTLIGLSPQDAKKSPYIASMGVYVFKTDVLLKLLKWRYPTANDFGSEIIPAAIDEYNVQAYIFRDYWEDIGTIKSFYDANLELTEEFPKFEFYDSKTPFYTSPRFLPPTKIDNCKIKDAIISHGCFLRECSVEHSIVGERSRLDCGVELKDTLMLGADYYQTEPEIASLLAEGKVPIGIGENTKIRNCIIDKNAKIGKDVVITNKDGVQEANRPEEGFYIRSGLTIIAEKATIRDGMVI, from the exons ATGGATACTTGCTGTATGGCTTTGAAATCCACTGCCCATTTGGGGTTTAACAATAGAGAAAAGGAGTTTTTAGGGGAACAAATCAGAGGGAGTTTGAAAAACAATTTCAAGGTTGATCAGTTGTCGAAAAGTTTGAAACTTGACAAGAAGGAGAACAAGATCAAACCCGGGGTTGCTTTCTCTGTTATCACTACAGAAAATGACATTCTG ACTGTAGAGGCACCACGTTTTGAGAGACGGCGGGCAAATCCCAAGGATGTGGCTTCAGTCATACTAGGAGGAGGTGCAGGGGCCAAGTTATTCCCACTTACAAGTAGAACTGCCACCCCTGCT GTTCCTGTTGGAGGATGCTACAGGCTAATAGACATCCCAATGAGCAACTGTATCAACAGTGGTATTAACAAGATTTTTGTGCTGACACAGTACAATTCTGCTCCCCTGAATCGTCATATTGCTCGAACATATTTTGGCAATGGCGTGAACTTTGGAGATGGATTTGTTGAG GTACTAGCTGCAACTCAGACACCTGGGGAAACAGGGAAAAGATGGTTTCAAGGAACTGCAGATGCTGTTAGACAATTTATATGGGTTTTTGAG GACGCTAAGAACAAAAATGTTGAGAATATCCTTATATTATCTGGAGATCATCTTTATAGGATGGATTATATGGAATTGGTGCAG AACCATATTGACCGGAATTCTGATATTACTCTTTCATGTGCACCAGCTGGGACTAG CCGAGCATCAGATTATGGACTGGTCAAAATTGACAGCAGAGGGAGAGTTGTCCAGTTTGCTGAAAAACCAAACGGTTTTGATGTAAAAGCAATG CAAGTAGATACTACTCTCATTGGATTATCTCCACAAGATGCGAAGAAATCTCCCTATATTGCTTCAATGGGTGTTTATGTATTCAAGACAGATGTACTGTTGAAGCTCTTGAAATGGAGATATCCTACAGCTAATGATTTTGGCTCTGAAATTATACCAGCAGCTATCGATGAGTACAATGTTCAA GCATACATATTCAGAGACTACTGGGAGGACATTGGGACAATTAAATCTTTTTATGATGCTAACTTGGAGCTCACAGAAGAG TTTCCAAAGTTTGAATTTTATGATTCAAAAACACCTTTTTACACATCTCCTAGGTTCCTTCCACCAACCAAGATAGACAACTGCAAG ATTAAGGATGCCATAATCTCTCATGGATGTTTCTTGCGCGAATGTTCTGTTGAACACTCCATTGTGGGCGAAAGATCGCGCTTAGATTGTGGCGTTGAACTGAAG GATACATTAATGTTGGGAGCAGACTATTATCAAACAGAACCTGAGATTGCTTCCCTGCTAGCAGAGGGGAAGGTACCAATTGGAATTGgggaaaatacaaaaataag GAATTGTATCATTGACAAGAATGCAAAGATAGGAAAGGATGTTGTGATCACGAATAAAGAT GGTGTTCAAGAAGCAAACCGGCCAGAGGAAGGATTCTACATACGATCAGGATTAACAATTATAGCAGAGAAAGCCACAATTAGAGATGGAATGGTCATATAA